The Sulfolobales archaeon DNA window ATGATGTAATAGTGTGTTCTGAAGAACCTGGCACAGAAGATCATCGAGATCTCCCCATACACCTGATAACAGCTATACATGCAGCGGCTATGATGAAGATAAGGATGAAAGATCCAAACGGGATCACCGCAATTGCCTTTCCTTTTATTGCCTGTGCTGATATCGGCTCATCCGGCACTAGATTTGCATCTCCCTTGGTAACAACCGATGACCCGTTGATCTCTATGACCCTGTGGACAACGCAGAAGAGGGCGGAGGAGCACCAGATAACAACATCGCCTACCCTGGGCTCTGCCCTCGATATGATCAGAAGATCTCCTGGGTATATGGTTGGAACCATGCTATATCCTACAACAGGTGCTATGAACACGGGTATCTCTATGAATCTCCACAGCAACATTAGAAGGATCAATGCTATCAATGCTACGATGAAGGTGGTTGCAAATAACCTACATATCCTAATCATCGCCTGCCCTGAAAAATATCTTGGAACATCTATATCTTTATGAAGTATTCGTTTTTATCGCATCCGGTACAGATGATTCTTAGGGCGGCAATGC harbors:
- a CDS encoding signal peptidase I, with product MIRICRLFATTFIVALIALILLMLLWRFIEIPVFIAPVVGYSMVPTIYPGDLLIISRAEPRVGDVVIWCSSALFCVVHRVIEINGSSVVTKGDANLVPDEPISAQAIKGKAIAVIPFGSFILIFIIAAACIAVIRCMGRSR